A stretch of the Bubalus kerabau isolate K-KA32 ecotype Philippines breed swamp buffalo chromosome 11, PCC_UOA_SB_1v2, whole genome shotgun sequence genome encodes the following:
- the FAM78A gene encoding protein FAM78A isoform X1, protein MPSFPWDCWSSLEIRVVLCAMGCIQSIGGKARVFREGITVIDVKASIDPIPTSIDESSSVVLRYRTPHFRASAQVVMPPIPKKETWIVGWIQACSHMEFYNQYGEQGMSSWELPDLQEGKIEAISDSDGVNYPWYGNTTETCTIVGPTKRNSKFIISMNDNFYPSVTWAVPVSESNVAKLTNIYRDQSFITWLVATNTSTNDMIILQTLRWRMQLSIEVNPTRPLGQRARLREPIAQDQPKILSKNEPIPPSALVKPNANDAQVLMWRPKFGPPLVVIPPKHR, encoded by the exons ATGCCCAGCTTCCCCTGGGACTGCTGGTCTTCCCTGGAGATCAGAGTGGTCCTGTGTGCCATGGGCTGCATTCAAAGCATCGGAGGCAAAGCCAGAGTCTTCCGGGAAGGCATCACGGTGATCGATGTGAAGGCCTCTATCGACCCCATCCCCACCAGCATCGATGAGTCCTCCAGCGTGGTGCTCCGCTACCGGACACCCCACTTCCGTGCCTCGGCCCAGGTGGTCATGCCGCCCATCCCTAAGAAGGAGACCTGGATAGTCGGCTGGATCCAGGCGTGCAGCCACATGGAGTTCTACAACCAGTATGGGGAGCAGGGCAT GTCCAGCTGGGAGCTCCCGGACCTCCAGGAAGGCAAGATCGAGGCCATCAGCGACTCGGACGGGGTGAACTACCCGTGGTACGGCAACACCACAGAGACCTGCACCATCGTGGGCCCCACCAAGAGAAACTCCAAGTTCATCATCAGCATGAACGATAACTTCTACCCCAGCGTCACGTGGGCCGTGCCCGTCAGCGAGAGCAACGTGGCCAAACTGACCAATATCTACCGGGACCAGAGCTTCATCACGTGGCTGGTGGCCACCAACACCTCGACCAACGACATGATCATCCTGCAGACCCTGCGCTGGCGCATGCAGCTGAGCATCGAGGTGAACCCCACCCGGCCCCTGGGCCAGCGCGCCCGGCTCCGGGAGCCCATTGCCCAGGACCAGCCCAAAATCCTGAGCAAGAACGAGCCCATCCCGCCCAGCGCCCTGGTCAAGCCCAACGCCAACGACGCTCAGGTCCTCATGTGGCGCCCCAAGTTTGGGCCGCCGCTGGTGGTGATCCCGCCCAAGCACCGGTAG
- the PLPP7 gene encoding inactive phospholipid phosphatase 7 isoform X4 — translation MPASQSRARARDRSNVLNRAEFLSLNQPPKGAPEPRSSGRKASGPSMQPPAPGDGARERRQSQQLPEEDCMQLNPSFKGIAFNSLLAIDICMSKRLGVCAGRAASWASARSMVKLIGITGHGVPWIGGTILCLVKSSTLAGQEVLMNLLLALLLDIMTVAGVQKLIKRRGPFESSPSLLDYLTMDVYAFPAGHASRAAMVSKFFLSHLVLAVPLRVLLVLWALCVGLSRVMIGRHHITDVLSGFAIGYFQFRLVELVWMSSNTCQMLISA, via the exons ATGCCCGCCTCCCAGAGCCGGGCCCGGGCCCGGGACCGCAGCAATGTCCTCAACCGAGCCGAGTTCCTGTCCCTGAACCAGCCCCCCAAGGGGGCCCCGGAGCCCCGCAGCTCGGGCAGGAAGGCCTCGGGCCCCTCGatgcagcccccagcccctggggACGGGGCCCGCGAGCGGCGCCAGTCCCAGCAGTTGCCCGAGGAGGACTGCATGCAGCTGAACCCCTCCTTCAAGGGCATCGCCTTCAACTCCCTGCTGGCCATTGACATCTGCATGTCCAAGCGCCTGGGGGTGTGCGCCGGCCGGGCCGCGTCCTGGGCCAGCGCCCGCTCCATGGTCAAGCTCATCGGCATCACGGGCCACGGCGTCCCCTGGATCGGGGGCACCATCCTCTGCCTGGTGAAGAGCAGCACGCTGGCCGGCCAGGAGGTGCTCATGAACCTGCTTCTGG CCCTGCTCCTAGACATCATGACGGTGGCCGGCGTGCAGAAGCTCATCAAGCGGCGTGGCCCGTTCGAGTCGAGCCCCAGCCTCCTGGACTACCTCACCATGGACGTGTATGCCTTCCCCGCCGGGCACGCCAGCCGCGCGGCCATGGTGTCCAAGTTCTTCCTGAGCCACCTGGTGCTGGCTGTACCGCTGCGCGTCCTGCTGGTGCTCTGGGCCCTGTGCGTGGGGCTGTCGCGGGTCATGATCGGCCGCCACCACATCACCGATGTCCTCTCCGGCTTCGCCATCGGCTACTTCCAGTTCCGCCTGGTTGAGCTGGTGTGGATGTCCTCCAACACCTGCCAGATGCTCATCTCCGCCTG A
- the PLPP7 gene encoding inactive phospholipid phosphatase 7 isoform X5 — MPASQSRARARDRSNVLNRAEFLSLNQPPKGAPEPRSSGRKASGPSMQPPAPGDGARERRQSQQLPEEDCMQLNPSFKGIAFNSLLAIDICMSKRLGVCAGRAASWASARSMVKLIGITGHGVPWIGGTILCLVKSSTLAGQEVLMNLLLALLLDIMTVAGVQKLIKRRGPFESSPSLLDYLTMDVYAFPAGHASRAAMVSKFFLSHLVLAVPLRVLLVLWALCVGLSRVMIGRHHITDVLSGFAIGYFQFRLVELVWMSSNTCQMLISA, encoded by the exons ATGCCCGCCTCCCAGAGCCGGGCCCGGGCCCGGGACCGCAGCAATGTCCTCAACCGAGCCGAGTTCCTGTCCCTGAACCAGCCCCCCAAGGGGGCCCCGGAGCCCCGCAGCTCGGGCAGGAAGGCCTCGGGCCCCTCGatgcagcccccagcccctggggACGGGGCCCGCGAGCGGCGCCAGTCCCAGCAGTTGCCCGAGGAGGACTGCATGCAGCTGAACCCCTCCTTCAAGGGCATCGCCTTCAACTCCCTGCTGGCCATTGACATCTGCATGTCCAAGCGCCTGGGGGTGTGCGCCGGCCGGGCCGCGTCCTGGGCCAGCGCCCGCTCCATGGTCAAGCTCATCGGCATCACGGGCCACGGCGTCCCCTGGATCGGGGGCACCATCCTCTGCCTGGTGAAGAGCAGCACGCTGGCCGGCCAGGAGGTGCTCATGAACCTGCTTCTGG CCCTGCTCCTAGACATCATGACGGTGGCCGGCGTGCAGAAGCTCATCAAGCGGCGTGGCCCGTTCGAGTCGAGCCCCAGCCTCCTGGACTACCTCACCATGGACGTGTATGCCTTCCCCGCCGGGCACGCCAGCCGCGCGGCCATGGTGTCCAAGTTCTTCCTGAGCCACCTGGTGCTGGCTGTACCGCTGCGCGTCCTGCTGGTGCTCTGGGCCCTGTGCGTGGGGCTGTCGCGGGTCATGATCGGCCGCCACCACATCACCGATGTCCTCTCCGGCTTCGCCATCGGCTACTTCCAGTTCCGCCTGGTTGAGCTGGTGTGGATGTCCTCCAACACCTGCCAGATGCTCATCTCCGCCTG
- the PLPP7 gene encoding inactive phospholipid phosphatase 7 isoform X3 — MPASQSRARARDRSNVLNRAEFLSLNQPPKGAPEPRSSGRKASGPSMQPPAPGDGARERRQSQQLPEEDCMQLNPSFKGIAFNSLLAIDICMSKRLGVCAGRAASWASARSMVKLIGITGHGVPWIGGTILCLVKSSTLAGQEVLMNLLLALLLDIMTVAGVQKLIKRRGPFESSPSLLDYLTMDVYAFPAGHASRAAMVSKFFLSHLVLAVPLRVLLVLWALCVGLSRVMIGRHHITDVLSGFAIGYFQFRLVELVWMSSNTCQMLISAWAGAPKQKKPPR; from the exons ATGCCCGCCTCCCAGAGCCGGGCCCGGGCCCGGGACCGCAGCAATGTCCTCAACCGAGCCGAGTTCCTGTCCCTGAACCAGCCCCCCAAGGGGGCCCCGGAGCCCCGCAGCTCGGGCAGGAAGGCCTCGGGCCCCTCGatgcagcccccagcccctggggACGGGGCCCGCGAGCGGCGCCAGTCCCAGCAGTTGCCCGAGGAGGACTGCATGCAGCTGAACCCCTCCTTCAAGGGCATCGCCTTCAACTCCCTGCTGGCCATTGACATCTGCATGTCCAAGCGCCTGGGGGTGTGCGCCGGCCGGGCCGCGTCCTGGGCCAGCGCCCGCTCCATGGTCAAGCTCATCGGCATCACGGGCCACGGCGTCCCCTGGATCGGGGGCACCATCCTCTGCCTGGTGAAGAGCAGCACGCTGGCCGGCCAGGAGGTGCTCATGAACCTGCTTCTGG CCCTGCTCCTAGACATCATGACGGTGGCCGGCGTGCAGAAGCTCATCAAGCGGCGTGGCCCGTTCGAGTCGAGCCCCAGCCTCCTGGACTACCTCACCATGGACGTGTATGCCTTCCCCGCCGGGCACGCCAGCCGCGCGGCCATGGTGTCCAAGTTCTTCCTGAGCCACCTGGTGCTGGCTGTACCGCTGCGCGTCCTGCTGGTGCTCTGGGCCCTGTGCGTGGGGCTGTCGCGGGTCATGATCGGCCGCCACCACATCACCGATGTCCTCTCCGGCTTCGCCATCGGCTACTTCCAGTTCCGCCTGGTTGAGCTGGTGTGGATGTCCTCCAACACCTGCCAGATGCTCATCTCCGCCTG
- the FAM78A gene encoding protein FAM78A isoform X2: MWSSWELPDLQEGKIEAISDSDGVNYPWYGNTTETCTIVGPTKRNSKFIISMNDNFYPSVTWAVPVSESNVAKLTNIYRDQSFITWLVATNTSTNDMIILQTLRWRMQLSIEVNPTRPLGQRARLREPIAQDQPKILSKNEPIPPSALVKPNANDAQVLMWRPKFGPPLVVIPPKHR, encoded by the exons ATGTG GTCCAGCTGGGAGCTCCCGGACCTCCAGGAAGGCAAGATCGAGGCCATCAGCGACTCGGACGGGGTGAACTACCCGTGGTACGGCAACACCACAGAGACCTGCACCATCGTGGGCCCCACCAAGAGAAACTCCAAGTTCATCATCAGCATGAACGATAACTTCTACCCCAGCGTCACGTGGGCCGTGCCCGTCAGCGAGAGCAACGTGGCCAAACTGACCAATATCTACCGGGACCAGAGCTTCATCACGTGGCTGGTGGCCACCAACACCTCGACCAACGACATGATCATCCTGCAGACCCTGCGCTGGCGCATGCAGCTGAGCATCGAGGTGAACCCCACCCGGCCCCTGGGCCAGCGCGCCCGGCTCCGGGAGCCCATTGCCCAGGACCAGCCCAAAATCCTGAGCAAGAACGAGCCCATCCCGCCCAGCGCCCTGGTCAAGCCCAACGCCAACGACGCTCAGGTCCTCATGTGGCGCCCCAAGTTTGGGCCGCCGCTGGTGGTGATCCCGCCCAAGCACCGGTAG